A part of Oncorhynchus gorbuscha isolate QuinsamMale2020 ecotype Even-year linkage group LG09, OgorEven_v1.0, whole genome shotgun sequence genomic DNA contains:
- the LOC124044363 gene encoding mucin-5AC-like has protein sequence TTAAPTTTTTPEPITTTTAASATTTTTSAPTTTTTTAPTTTVAATTTAAPTTAIASTTTTAALTTTTAAPTTTTAPEPITTTTAASATTTTTSAPTTTTTTAPTTTVAPMTTAAPTTALASTTTTAAQTTTTAAPTTTTAPEPITTTTAAPATTTTISASTTTTAAQTTTTAAPTTTTTPEPITTTTAASATTTTTSAPTTTTTAAPATTTTTSAPTTTTTTAPPTTVAPMTTAALTTTSAPTTTTTTAPPTTAAPTTTVTPQPTTTTSEAPTTTNAVPTTTVTAAPSTTTTTSAPTTTTTTTVAPTTTAAPTTALASTTTSAASATTTTTSAPTTTTTTTVAPTMTAAPTTALASTTTSAASATTTTTSAPTTTTTTAPTTTAAPTTTVTPQPTT, from the exons acaactgctgctccaacgaccactacaactccagaacctattacgacaaccactgcagcttctgctacaacaactacaacttcagctcctacgacaaccacaacaacagcacctacaacaactgtagctgccacgacaactgcagctcctacaacagctatagcatctacgacaaccactgcagccctaacaacaacaactgctgctcctacgaccactacagctccagaacctattacgacaaccactgcagcttctgctacaacaactacaacttcagctcctacgacaaccacaacaacagcacctacaacaactgtagctcccatgacaactgcagctcctacaacagctttagcatctacgacaaccactgcagcccaaacaacaacaactgctgctcctacgaccactacagctccagaacctattacgacaaccactgcagctcctgctacaacaactacaatttCAG catctacgacaaccactgcagcccaaacaacaacaactgctgctcctactaccactacaactccagaacctattacgacaaccactgcagcttctgctacaacaactacaacttcagctcctacgaca acaaccactgcagctcctgctactacaactacaacttcagctcctacgacaaccacaacaacagcacctccaacaactgtagctcccatgaCAACTGCAGCTCTTacaacaacttcagctcctacgacaaccacaacaacagcacctccaacaactgctgctcctacgaccacggtaactccacaacctactacgacaaccagtgaagctcctactacaacaaatGCTGTTCcaacgaccacagtgactgcagcaccttctacaacaactacaacttcagctcctacgacaaccacaacaacaactgtagctcccacgacgactgcagctcctacaacagctttagcatctacgacaacctcTGCAGCTTCTGCTAccacaactacaacttcagctcctacgacaaccacaacaacaactgtagctcccacgatgactgcagctcctacaacagctttagcatctacgacaacctctgcagcttctgctacaacaactacaacttcagctcctacgacaaccacaacaacagcacctacaacaactgctgctcctacgaccactgtaactccacaacctactacg